CAGGAACGATTTGCAGACCCGGCCCTGGAAGGTCGTCCGTGACGAGTATCAGAAGAGGTTTTCCACTGACTGATCCATTTGACGTGTCGTTTACGGAACGGCGCCTTCTTTGAGGTCTATCCGCAATAGCTGGTAAAGAGATGCACAAAAAAGTGGCCATTATCGGCGGTGGTATTGCCGGCCTCTGGAGCGCGTGGGAGTTGGCGCGGCAGGGGATCGACTCCACTGTTGTCGAACGGTCGGCTTTTCTCGGTGGCCACGTGGCCGGGTTCGCGTGCAAGGCCACTGACCGGTGTCGCAGATGCGGCGCGTGTCTGCTGGAAGATGTGCTTCAAAACGTGACGAAATCGGACCGTATCAGCTCGCTGCTCCGAGCGGAGGTCTTCAAGATTGAGAAGACCAATGGCGGCTTCGATCTGACGGTTTCTCAAAAGCCGCAGCGAATCTTCCCCGAAAAATGCACCGACTGCGGCGATTGCGAAGCAAACTGCCCTGTGCCAGGTGCTCTGGTCCGCTCCCCTCTGACGAATCAACTCTCAGTAGATGAAGAAGTGTGCCTTTTTTACAAAGACGGTTCGTGTCGCGCATGCCTCGAAGCTTGCACCGCAGGCGCGGTCAAATTGGATGGGGCCGTTCAGGACATTCAACTTAATCCATCCGCTGTGATCCTCGCGACGGGTTTCAAGCCCTTTGACCCGACCAACAAACCGCGATTCGGATACGGCAGAATCCCAGGGGTTGTGGCGGCTCCGGAGTTGGATTCCATGCTCAGGCGGGACAATTGGCCCGGTGACCGGAGAATGCGGTCCATTGCTTTTATCCAGTGTGTGGGCAGCCGGGATGCGAAGATCGGCAGGAACTATTGCTCGCGCGTTTGCTGCGGGTACGCCATGAGACTGGCGAGGCTCTTGAAGTACCGCTTCCCTGAAGTTGAACCCAGCATGTTCTATATGGATATTCAGACCTACGATCGCGATTTTGACCGCCGCCTTGCTGAAGCTGCACGAGAAGTGCGGCTGGTGCGCGCGATTCCAAGCGAGGTGCGCCTTGGGCCGGACGGCAGCCCGGAAGTGATCTATCACGGTCCGGAAGACCACCGGCTATCGGAATCATTTGACATGGTGGTGTTGAGCGTGGGGATCTCCCCACATGCCGCGGACCTGTTCGGGGCACTCGCAGGCTTGTCCTACAACCGGGACGGATTCCTCGGCGCCGACGGCGAAGGCGTAACCACCGGCCAGGAGGGCGTCTTCGTTGCCGGCACAACCCAGGGGCCGCGTTCGATCAGTGAGACTGTTTCGCATGCCATCAGCGCGGCGGCCGCGGTTTCGTCGTATTTGGGCAATTCCCGATAATGGAGCATCCTGGTGAACGAGCAACTCGCTGAATCCATCTTCCTGTGCCGGCCCTTTCAGCCTGGCGAACCGGTTCTCAACCGTGTGCTGGTCATGGGAGGCGACCAAACGGGACTGGAATTGGCGAACCGGCTTGGCCGCGAGGGCCTCGAAGTGCTGCTGGTCGGGAACGAAGCCGGTGCGCAGGTTAGTGAGAGCGTCAAGGTGATGGCCGGTTCGGTTCTGGAAGAAGTCCATGGCTTTGTAGGCAGATTCGAGGCGGTCTTAAGGACCGCGGGTGAGCGTTCCCGCGAAAGAGTAGGGTTCATCGTGGCTGCTCAGCCCGCTGAGATAGTCCCCAAGTACGATGCGTACGGGCTGTCCAAAACCCCAAGGGTCATGGCTCTCTCCGATCTGGAGAGTATGCAACGCTTTGGTGACAGTGTGGAGCCGCGGCGTGGCGACTGGTTCCATGCGGCTTTCTTGCTGGGGCTTCAGGGCGAGTCCGAGCCCACGGAATTTGCAAGGGTCTTGAAAGCCATTCAGCGGCTCCAAAATGAAGAACGGGTGCAGTGTTACGTTTTTACAAGGAATTTGAAGGTCGCAGCTTCGGGGCTCGAAAGGTTGTATCGCGAATCGAGAGAACAAGGGACGGTTTTTTTCAAGTTCGATACCGATGGCTCGGCATTTGAGGACGGTCCGGAAGAGTTTTTAATGACCTTCAAAGACCCGTTGTTGGGCCTGGAGATGGAGCTTGCACCGGATCTATTGGTTGTGGATGAAAGACTCAACCCGCCGCGCTCCTTGGGGCCGCTCGTGGATGCCATACCTTCTTCGCGTGCAGCAAGCCCTTTCTTGAAGCATGACTCGACACGATTTGCAGGCGTGGAGACGGCTAAAGCGGGGATATTGGCGGTCGGGCCTTCGCGAGGAGTTTTCGACGCGGAGACCATTGCCGGGGACATTGAAGCTGTCGTACTGGCTGTCAAGAAGCATATCCCGGATTCTCTCAATTCCGCTCTTGCCGGTCCGCCGGAGATCGATCCTGCCAGGTGCACAATTTGTCTGACCTGCGTCCGCCTCTGCCCGCATGGGGCCATCAGTTTTCACAAAAGAGCGGAAGCAGACCCTGCCAGTTGCGTTCGGTGTGGCATTTGCGCAGTGGAATGTCCGATGCAGGCGATTCGCCTGGAGCCGCCCGCTGGCGAGGAGGATTTGATCGAACGGATTCGGAGGGGCCTCTCGAATACCGGGGAAGGCGCCAAGAGGATAGTAGCGTTCCTGTGCGCTCGGTCTGCCGCGCAGGCCCTCGAGTCCGTGGGGATGCCCATCCGGCGGAAGATAACCCCAATTATTGTGCCTTGTGCCGGAACAATAGATCCAGGCCACATTCTCGCGGCTATGGAGGAGGGCGCGCAAGCGGTACTCGCGGCCGGCTGCTACAAAGGCAACTGTGCGTCGGTCTATGGAACTGTCCTTGCGGCCGAAAGGACGAATCAAGCTCGGCATGCGCTCCAGGAAGCCGGTATTGATCCTGACCTGGTGATGTTTGCATCTGTCGCGGGCAACACCCCCGCCACGCTGGTCCAAACGATCCGGCACCTGGAAGCTGCTGTCGATCGGGCATTCGCAAAAAACAAGTAGCCCGCGGCTGTGAACCTTCAGAAACCACATGCTCAAAGGAGCTGTTAGATGAGCCGTATCCGCCTCAATACACTGGACCCGTCTTTCAAACACCGCGTGGCACAACAGCGGGGCGGAGAAGGCATACGGGCCTGTTTCGGGTGCAAGGCCTGCACCGCGGCTTGTCCAATCGAAGTGGTGGAAAAAAGGTACGATCCCAGAAAAATCATACGCATGGCGCTCCTTGGAATGAAGAAAGAGGTCCTGGAAAGCGATTTTATATGGCTGTGTTCGTCCTGCTACGGTTGTCACGAAGTGTGCCCGCAAAATGTCCGATTCACCGAGGTGATGTTCGCTATTAAGAATCTGGCTGTAGCCGAGGCCTGCGTGCCGCCGGGCCTAACCGGCCAAAAGACATTGCTGAAAGCCCATGGCCGATTGTACGAAGTTACTGACTTCGAGAACGAGAAGCGTGAGAAGCTGGGACTGCCTCGCATTGTGGAGCACCCCGAAGATTACGAACGTCTATTGCATTCACGCGAAACCGAAAGTTAGGTTTTTTACCGCGGCAATCCTTGGTTTGCGTGCCGCGAACTTGTCGAAGTGAAAGAGTACCTGATGGAAGCGCTTTTGTACCTGGGATGCACGGTCCCGGTGAGAAATTTGAACTATGAATTGGCTGCAAGGCTCACCGCGGAGAGGTTGGGTATCAAGTTCCGGGACCTGGAGTCTTTCGGATGCTGCGGATTCCCTCTGAAGTCTCTCGATGCGGAGGACACCCTGGTTGCCGCGGCAAGGAACTTGGCTTTAGCCGAAAGAGA
This sequence is a window from Desulfomonile tiedjei. Protein-coding genes within it:
- a CDS encoding CoB--CoM heterodisulfide reductase iron-sulfur subunit A family protein, with product MHKKVAIIGGGIAGLWSAWELARQGIDSTVVERSAFLGGHVAGFACKATDRCRRCGACLLEDVLQNVTKSDRISSLLRAEVFKIEKTNGGFDLTVSQKPQRIFPEKCTDCGDCEANCPVPGALVRSPLTNQLSVDEEVCLFYKDGSCRACLEACTAGAVKLDGAVQDIQLNPSAVILATGFKPFDPTNKPRFGYGRIPGVVAAPELDSMLRRDNWPGDRRMRSIAFIQCVGSRDAKIGRNYCSRVCCGYAMRLARLLKYRFPEVEPSMFYMDIQTYDRDFDRRLAEAAREVRLVRAIPSEVRLGPDGSPEVIYHGPEDHRLSESFDMVVLSVGISPHAADLFGALAGLSYNRDGFLGADGEGVTTGQEGVFVAGTTQGPRSISETVSHAISAAAAVSSYLGNSR
- a CDS encoding hydrogenase iron-sulfur subunit — translated: MNEQLAESIFLCRPFQPGEPVLNRVLVMGGDQTGLELANRLGREGLEVLLVGNEAGAQVSESVKVMAGSVLEEVHGFVGRFEAVLRTAGERSRERVGFIVAAQPAEIVPKYDAYGLSKTPRVMALSDLESMQRFGDSVEPRRGDWFHAAFLLGLQGESEPTEFARVLKAIQRLQNEERVQCYVFTRNLKVAASGLERLYRESREQGTVFFKFDTDGSAFEDGPEEFLMTFKDPLLGLEMELAPDLLVVDERLNPPRSLGPLVDAIPSSRAASPFLKHDSTRFAGVETAKAGILAVGPSRGVFDAETIAGDIEAVVLAVKKHIPDSLNSALAGPPEIDPARCTICLTCVRLCPHGAISFHKRAEADPASCVRCGICAVECPMQAIRLEPPAGEEDLIERIRRGLSNTGEGAKRIVAFLCARSAAQALESVGMPIRRKITPIIVPCAGTIDPGHILAAMEEGAQAVLAAGCYKGNCASVYGTVLAAERTNQARHALQEAGIDPDLVMFASVAGNTPATLVQTIRHLEAAVDRAFAKNK
- a CDS encoding 4Fe-4S dicluster domain-containing protein gives rise to the protein MSRIRLNTLDPSFKHRVAQQRGGEGIRACFGCKACTAACPIEVVEKRYDPRKIIRMALLGMKKEVLESDFIWLCSSCYGCHEVCPQNVRFTEVMFAIKNLAVAEACVPPGLTGQKTLLKAHGRLYEVTDFENEKREKLGLPRIVEHPEDYERLLHSRETES